A part of Rhinolophus ferrumequinum isolate MPI-CBG mRhiFer1 chromosome 11, mRhiFer1_v1.p, whole genome shotgun sequence genomic DNA contains:
- the LOC117030745 gene encoding olfactory receptor 52H1: MYNLSCYNPSSFILVGIPGLEKFHIWIGIPFCVIYVVAIVGNCILLYLIAVERSLHEPMFFFLSMLANTDLILSTTTVPKLLSNLWHGSQEITFSGCLTQMFFLHFSFVVDSAILLAMAFDRYVAICFPLRYTNILTPQVIIKLVASIVVRSFSVILPDVFLLKRLPFCGTRIIPHTYCEHIGVARLSSADISINIWYGFAVPLMTVISDVIFIAVSYTFILHAVFQLSSQGARQKALSTCGSHVCVILMFYTPAFFSILAHRFGHSVPRNVLILFANLYVTIPPALNPIVYGVKTKQIQDRFILLFSLKKTQ, encoded by the coding sequence ATGTATAACTTGAGTTGTTACAACCCCAGTTCCTTTATCCTTGTTGGAATACCTGGCCTGGAGAAGTTCCACATCTGGATTGGGATTCCCTTTTGTGTCATCTATGTTGTGGCTATTGTGGGCAATTGCATCCTTCTCTACCTCATTGCAGTTGAGCGCAGCCTCCATGAAcccatgtttttcttcctttctatgcTGGCTAACACAGACCTCATCCTGTCGACTACCACAGTGCCTAAACTGCTCAGTAACCTGTGGCATGGCTCCCAGGAAATAACCTTCTCTGGTTGTCTCACCCAGATGTTCTTCCTTCACTTCAGCTTTGTAGTGGACTCAGCCATTCTATTGGCCATGGCATTTGATCGCTATGTGGCCATCTGCTTCCCTTTGAGATACACCAACATCCTGACTCCACAGGTGATCATCAAGCTGGTGGCAAGCATTGTTGTAAGGAGCTTCTCTGTTATCCTGCCAGATGTTTTTCTGCTCAAACGGTTACCTTTCTGTGGGACACGTATCATCCCACACACATACTGTGAACATATAGGGGTTGCTCGCCTTTCCTCTGCTGACATCTCCATCAACATCTGGTACGGATTTGCTGTGCCTCTCATGACTGTCATCTCAGATGTGATCTTTATTGCTGTTTCCTACACCTTCATCCTCCATGCTGTCTTTCAACTCTCGTCCCAGGGTGCCCGCCAAAAGGCCCTCAGCACCTGCGGCTCTCATGTCTGTGTTATTCTCATGTTTTACACACCTGCCTTCTTCTCCATCCTGGCTCATCGCTTTGGGCACAGTGTCCCTCGAAATGTGCTCATCCTGTTTGCCAACCTCTATGTGACCATTCCTCCTGCTCTAAATCCCATTGTTTATGGAGTGAAAACCAAGCAGATCCAGGACAGATTtatcctccttttctctttgaagaagacacaatga